From Jeotgalibaca dankookensis, one genomic window encodes:
- the arsB gene encoding ACR3 family arsenite efflux transporter: MMENEVQETVSQKNSGMGLWERYLSLWVALAMITGVLLSQVLPAIPEFLSQFEYYNVSIPTAILIWLMIFPMMLKIDFSSIVNATKKPKGLILTTTINWLIKPFTMFAISAFFFLVVFRPFLGPELAKEYIAGAVLLGAAPCTAMVFVWSELTKGDPAYTLLQVSINDIIVLFLYAPIVAFLLGVGNVSVPMGTLFLSIFVFIVIPLALGIIVRKYVVKQKGTDYFEKDFIDKFDGTTRIGLLLTLIIIFSFQGNQILNNPLHILLIAIPLIIQNLVIFFLGYGGAKACKLPFSIAAPAAMVGTSNFFELAVAVSIALFGLNSGATLATVVGVLIEVPTMLLLVRFANKTQHWFDGYEY, encoded by the coding sequence ATGATGGAAAATGAAGTACAAGAAACAGTATCACAAAAAAATAGCGGTATGGGGCTATGGGAGCGTTACTTAAGTCTTTGGGTAGCACTTGCGATGATTACTGGGGTATTATTAAGTCAAGTTTTACCTGCAATTCCAGAATTTTTAAGTCAATTTGAATATTATAATGTATCTATTCCAACGGCGATCTTAATTTGGTTAATGATTTTTCCAATGATGTTAAAAATTGATTTTAGTAGTATCGTCAATGCAACCAAAAAACCTAAAGGATTAATTTTAACAACAACCATTAATTGGTTGATTAAACCATTTACAATGTTTGCTATCTCTGCCTTTTTCTTTTTAGTGGTATTCAGACCATTTTTGGGTCCAGAACTAGCGAAAGAATATATAGCTGGGGCCGTTCTTTTAGGCGCTGCGCCTTGTACAGCTATGGTATTTGTATGGAGTGAATTAACAAAGGGTGATCCAGCATACACACTTTTGCAAGTGTCTATAAACGATATTATTGTTCTCTTTCTCTATGCGCCAATCGTTGCATTTTTATTAGGGGTAGGTAATGTTTCTGTACCGATGGGCACGCTGTTTCTTTCCATATTCGTATTTATAGTAATTCCTTTGGCTCTAGGAATTATTGTTCGAAAATATGTGGTGAAGCAAAAAGGAACAGACTATTTTGAAAAAGATTTTATCGATAAATTTGATGGAACCACACGGATTGGTTTATTATTAACGTTAATCATCATTTTTTCTTTCCAAGGGAATCAAATTTTAAACAATCCACTTCATATCTTGTTAATTGCTATTCCACTGATCATTCAAAATCTTGTCATATTTTTCCTCGGATACGGTGGAGCAAAAGCGTGTAAATTGCCATTCTCCATTGCAGCACCAGCAGCTATGGTTGGAACGAGTAACTTTTTTGAACTTGCTGTCGCTGTTTCAATTGCATTGTTTGGATTAAATTCTGGTGCAACTTTAGCAACCGTTGTCGGTGTTTTGATAGAGGTTCCTACGATGTTACTATTGGTCAGATTTGCAAACAAAACACAACATTGGTTTGATGGCTACGAATATTAA
- a CDS encoding rhodanese-like domain-containing protein, with amino-acid sequence MKKINHKDINDQQLVDVRTQHEYQAGHLKNALNLNPGNFKKYATYYLDVNQPVIFIVGSEEESHLEELSESADALGFTQNNGYLLIEEVPKENLKTTETIPAEDFLNKTDDFILLDVRHPDEITRPAPEKNLVNIPFENLVNDYQSLDTSKQIFTLCGSGNRSTAAASFLESKGFNPKVIEGGMKAIQEIGK; translated from the coding sequence ATGAAAAAAATAAATCACAAAGATATCAATGATCAGCAACTGGTTGATGTTCGAACACAACATGAGTACCAAGCTGGACATCTAAAAAATGCACTTAACCTGAATCCAGGCAACTTCAAAAAGTATGCGACTTATTATCTCGATGTAAATCAACCAGTTATCTTTATCGTTGGTTCTGAGGAAGAAAGTCATTTAGAAGAACTTTCTGAGTCTGCTGATGCACTAGGTTTTACTCAAAACAATGGCTATCTTTTGATAGAGGAAGTACCCAAAGAAAACTTAAAAACAACGGAAACTATCCCTGCTGAAGATTTCCTGAATAAAACTGATGATTTTATATTACTTGACGTTAGACATCCAGATGAAATTACACGACCAGCACCTGAGAAGAATTTGGTCAATATTCCATTTGAGAATTTAGTTAATGATTATCAATCACTGGATACGAGCAAACAAATTTTCACGCTTTGCGGATCTGGTAACCGAAGTACTGCAGCAGCTTCTTTCCTTGAATCAAAAGGATTTAATCCTAAAGTAATTGAAGGCGGAATGAAAGCCATTCAAGAAATTGGTAAATAA
- a CDS encoding aquaporin, translated as MWKKAIAEVMGTLFLVLIGTVAVVFGDSMLSIALAFGLIVIAIAYSIGTISGAHMNPAVSLAMLLNGRMNFKGFIVYVGAQLAGAVAGSAILQYFLIQSGKDATNLGATILAEDLTASSGVDL; from the coding sequence ATGTGGAAGAAAGCAATCGCAGAAGTAATGGGTACATTATTTTTGGTGTTAATCGGGACAGTAGCAGTGGTCTTTGGGGACAGTATGCTAAGTATTGCTCTAGCATTTGGTCTTATCGTCATTGCTATTGCTTATAGTATCGGAACCATTTCGGGGGCTCATATGAATCCAGCAGTCAGTTTAGCCATGTTATTGAACGGTCGCATGAACTTTAAGGGATTTATCGTTTATGTCGGTGCACAATTAGCTGGGGCAGTGGCTGGCTCAGCAATCCTACAATATTTTCTTATCCAGTCAGGAAAAGATGCAACGAATCTCGGGGCGACTATTTTAGCGGAAGATTTAACTGCATCTAGTGGAGTGGATTTATGA
- a CDS encoding CadD family cadmium resistance transporter, whose protein sequence is MLQTIFSAIAVYISTSIDYLFILLIIFSQAYTQKGLRQIYFGQYLGTGILVAISLFAAYVLNFIPQDWMIGLLGLIPIYLGIRVAMGSEEEAEEEEVVEKLESRGSNRLFWTVALITIASGGDNLGIYIPYFTSLSVSEIVIAIVVFALSIAVLCYISYRLAKISFVSETLEKYERIIVPIVFIGLGIFIMLENGTIQTLFGL, encoded by the coding sequence TTGTTACAAACTATTTTTTCAGCAATTGCTGTGTATATTTCGACCAGCATCGATTATTTATTTATCTTACTGATTATTTTCTCGCAAGCCTATACACAAAAAGGACTTCGTCAGATTTATTTCGGGCAATATCTTGGAACCGGCATTTTAGTAGCCATTAGTTTATTTGCTGCTTATGTGCTGAATTTTATCCCCCAAGATTGGATGATCGGACTTTTGGGACTCATTCCTATCTATTTAGGTATCCGAGTTGCTATGGGAAGCGAAGAAGAAGCAGAAGAAGAGGAAGTCGTGGAGAAGTTAGAGTCCAGAGGGTCCAACCGTTTGTTTTGGACTGTTGCTTTAATTACGATCGCTTCCGGTGGAGATAATTTAGGGATTTATATTCCTTATTTTACCTCTCTATCTGTTTCTGAAATAGTCATTGCTATAGTCGTTTTTGCTCTATCGATTGCGGTGCTTTGCTATATCAGTTATCGATTGGCAAAAATTTCGTTTGTCTCTGAAACATTGGAAAAGTATGAACGAATTATTGTACCGATTGTCTTTATCGGTTTAGGAATCTTTATTATGCTAGAAAACGGGACCATTCAAACACTATTCGGTTTATAA
- the arsD gene encoding arsenite efflux transporter metallochaperone ArsD codes for MKKLALYEPALCCSTGVCGPSVDEDLLRITGVMKQVKEEDDVMMVRYNLAANPNSFVRNQNVIDTMQNEGQESLPITVLDGDIVKTGAYPTNEEIADWLDVSLQETEDSIV; via the coding sequence ATGAAAAAGTTAGCCCTTTATGAACCTGCCCTATGCTGTAGTACCGGAGTTTGTGGCCCTTCAGTGGACGAGGATTTACTACGTATTACGGGTGTGATGAAACAAGTGAAAGAAGAAGACGATGTGATGATGGTCCGTTACAATCTTGCGGCAAATCCTAATTCGTTTGTACGAAATCAAAACGTCATAGACACCATGCAAAATGAAGGACAAGAGTCTCTTCCAATTACTGTATTAGATGGGGACATTGTCAAAACAGGGGCTTATCCAACGAATGAAGAAATTGCTGATTGGTTAGATGTTTCTTTGCAAGAAACTGAAGACTCTATAGTTTAA
- the arsA gene encoding arsenical pump-driving ATPase: MEIFNPKEHINTKYLFYTGKGGVGKTTAASATAIQLANDGFKVVLVSTDPASNLQDVFERELDDNGTEIEEIPGLTVANFDPVSAAEEYKESIVGPYRGILPDAAVQNMEEQLSGSCTTEVASFDQFAKFLTSPDISDQYDYIIFDTAPTGHTLRLLQLPSAWTNYFDENTTGTSCMGQLSGLDEERESYSLAVETLANAEMTTLILVTRPQEGPLVEANRASEELRALGVENQKLIVNGLLENPTDTISQTYYDIQQESLKQMPENLKNLPTFEIPLRPYNLASIESIGLLLSEEQPEIKHEEVQAQEFPRLQTVIDDLYNTNKRVVFTMGKGGVGKTTIAASIAKGLVEKGKKVHLTTTDPAAHLNYIVHESDTLGISHIDEKKELELYQNEVLAKARESMSEEDLAYVEEDLNSPCTEEIAVFRKFAEIVSMTEADVVVIDTAPTGHTLLLLESSQSYAQEVERTSGEVPESITRLLPILQDHNQTEVVMVTLPENTPVYESIRLQEDLDRAGIAHTWWVVNNSLLSTGTTNETLLARAKSEEEWIQRVDGLSNGHFAVIDWSPFELKEDVLATIV, translated from the coding sequence ATGGAAATTTTTAATCCAAAAGAGCATATTAATACAAAGTATTTATTCTATACGGGTAAAGGTGGCGTCGGGAAAACAACTGCCGCTAGTGCAACGGCCATTCAATTAGCGAATGATGGTTTCAAAGTTGTATTAGTGAGTACAGACCCTGCCAGTAATTTACAAGATGTTTTTGAACGAGAACTAGATGATAACGGAACAGAAATTGAAGAAATTCCTGGCTTAACAGTCGCTAACTTTGATCCAGTCAGTGCTGCAGAAGAATATAAAGAATCCATTGTGGGTCCTTATCGTGGAATTCTGCCAGACGCTGCAGTTCAAAATATGGAAGAACAATTAAGTGGTTCATGTACGACAGAAGTTGCTTCTTTTGATCAGTTCGCAAAATTTTTAACGAGCCCTGATATATCTGATCAATACGACTATATCATTTTTGATACAGCACCTACCGGCCATACATTGAGACTCTTACAACTGCCTTCTGCTTGGACAAACTACTTTGATGAAAATACTACCGGTACAAGCTGTATGGGTCAGTTATCTGGTTTAGATGAAGAGAGAGAAAGTTATAGCTTGGCAGTAGAAACACTTGCCAATGCTGAAATGACAACTTTAATCCTCGTAACTCGTCCTCAAGAAGGACCATTAGTCGAAGCCAATCGTGCGTCCGAAGAATTACGAGCATTAGGGGTTGAAAACCAAAAATTGATTGTGAATGGTCTTTTAGAAAATCCAACAGATACGATTTCTCAAACATACTATGACATTCAACAAGAGTCATTAAAGCAAATGCCTGAAAATCTTAAAAACTTGCCTACTTTTGAAATTCCATTAAGACCATATAATCTAGCAAGTATTGAAAGTATCGGTTTATTACTTAGTGAAGAACAACCTGAAATCAAGCATGAAGAAGTGCAGGCTCAGGAGTTCCCACGCTTACAAACTGTTATTGATGATTTATACAACACAAACAAACGAGTTGTCTTTACAATGGGTAAAGGTGGCGTAGGGAAAACAACCATTGCAGCCAGCATTGCGAAAGGTCTTGTAGAAAAAGGTAAAAAAGTGCATTTAACAACGACCGATCCTGCCGCTCACTTAAATTATATTGTGCATGAATCAGATACTCTTGGAATTAGCCATATTGATGAGAAAAAAGAGTTAGAGCTTTACCAAAATGAAGTTTTAGCTAAAGCGCGTGAATCAATGTCGGAAGAGGACTTAGCTTATGTAGAAGAAGATCTAAACTCACCTTGTACAGAAGAAATTGCGGTATTTCGAAAATTTGCTGAAATTGTTTCGATGACGGAAGCAGATGTGGTGGTTATTGATACTGCGCCTACTGGACACACACTTTTACTTTTAGAATCTTCTCAAAGTTACGCCCAAGAGGTGGAGCGAACTTCTGGAGAAGTACCAGAATCAATTACCCGACTCCTGCCTATTTTACAAGATCACAACCAAACAGAAGTGGTCATGGTGACATTACCTGAAAATACACCTGTCTATGAATCAATTCGTCTACAAGAAGATTTAGACCGTGCAGGTATTGCACATACTTGGTGGGTGGTTAATAACAGTTTATTATCAACAGGGACTACAAATGAAACATTGTTAGCTCGTGCAAAATCGGAAGAAGAATGGATCCAACGTGTAGATGGATTATCAAATGGACATTTTGCGGTCATCGACTGGAGTCCTTTTGAGTTAAAAGAGGATGTTCTTGCTACAATTGTTTAA
- a CDS encoding Eco57I restriction-modification methylase domain-containing protein, producing the protein MKENNNLSLSDLSDSTILRENESILSLLLKDHTTGKNIKWGTDSYINHGYSFRDDQEIKIDLITGWYEGFIRPRVDKDIDIQLERQRNRAEVFTPSWVIKLQVDAALEDMEKLPLTDFLKTKWLEITCGEAPYMVNRYDMETGEVIPLKDRAGFIDVKFKKLNEAIESEEEWLKLAVEIYKASYGYEYQGDSLLLARENLILTFIDNYFYMFGAFPKEKILLEITKIISLNVFQMDGLTYEVPYSDGGLEESGTQLNLFEEVEVKEYITPELATLKLWQKNKLVEVKKMSEREDKSMKFDVVIGNPPYQVADGGAQSSAKPVYHHFVEAGMQISSNYLTLIIPTRWYVGGKGLNEFRHNMLTNNHIKELHDFLDPKDVFPNTNIRGGVCYFLWDANYDNSEGTRVVTYKNKEVVSDVQRPLQIEGVDIFIRDSKATEILVKIMDDNFNSFSQIVSSRKPFGFATNFTKDARYHKEPHALKSPVLCYSKAFSIGYIEDEEIRINRQWIKNWKVYTPYANNIGTELADDNLNAYLGEPDTICTETYLVIGGDLELTCESATNLTKYLETKFLRYLLSLAKSSHHATSNTYRFVPLQNFDAKSDINWSATVEDISHQLYKKYNLNQDEVSHIEKSIKGME; encoded by the coding sequence TTGAAAGAAAATAATAACTTATCGCTCTCAGATTTAAGTGATTCAACTATTTTAAGAGAAAATGAATCTATATTAAGTTTACTGCTTAAGGATCATACCACTGGTAAGAATATAAAATGGGGGACAGATAGCTATATAAATCATGGTTATTCATTCCGAGATGATCAAGAAATTAAAATAGATCTTATTACTGGATGGTATGAAGGTTTTATTCGACCAAGAGTAGATAAAGATATAGATATCCAACTTGAACGTCAACGTAATAGAGCAGAAGTTTTCACACCCTCATGGGTGATTAAATTACAAGTAGATGCAGCTCTAGAGGATATGGAAAAATTACCGTTGACTGATTTTCTCAAAACAAAATGGCTAGAAATTACATGTGGTGAAGCTCCCTATATGGTAAACCGTTATGATATGGAAACGGGAGAAGTAATACCTTTAAAAGACAGAGCAGGCTTCATTGATGTTAAATTTAAAAAATTAAATGAAGCAATAGAATCAGAAGAAGAATGGCTGAAATTAGCTGTTGAAATATATAAAGCAAGCTATGGCTATGAATATCAAGGAGATTCACTTTTACTAGCTCGAGAAAATTTAATTTTAACATTTATAGATAACTATTTTTATATGTTCGGAGCTTTCCCAAAAGAGAAAATATTATTAGAAATCACCAAAATAATAAGTCTTAACGTATTCCAAATGGATGGATTAACATACGAAGTGCCATATTCAGATGGAGGCCTTGAAGAAAGTGGGACTCAACTTAATCTATTCGAAGAGGTTGAAGTAAAAGAGTATATTACTCCTGAATTAGCAACGTTAAAACTATGGCAGAAAAATAAACTTGTTGAAGTTAAGAAGATGTCAGAAAGGGAGGATAAGAGTATGAAATTTGATGTAGTTATTGGGAATCCACCGTATCAAGTTGCAGATGGAGGAGCACAATCAAGTGCTAAACCTGTTTATCATCATTTTGTTGAAGCTGGAATGCAAATCTCCTCCAATTACTTAACATTAATTATTCCTACAAGATGGTATGTAGGTGGTAAGGGATTGAATGAATTTAGACATAATATGTTAACTAATAATCATATTAAGGAATTACATGATTTTTTAGATCCAAAAGATGTATTTCCTAATACAAATATTCGAGGGGGTGTATGTTATTTCCTTTGGGATGCAAATTATGATAATTCTGAAGGAACTCGAGTTGTAACATATAAAAACAAAGAAGTAGTTAGTGATGTTCAAAGACCTTTGCAAATAGAGGGTGTCGATATTTTTATTAGGGATTCAAAAGCAACAGAAATATTAGTAAAAATTATGGATGATAATTTTAATTCCTTTAGTCAGATTGTATCTTCCAGAAAACCTTTCGGATTCGCAACAAACTTTACTAAAGATGCTAGATACCATAAGGAACCACACGCTTTAAAATCACCAGTTCTTTGTTATTCTAAAGCTTTTTCAATTGGTTATATAGAAGATGAGGAAATAAGAATTAATCGTCAATGGATTAAGAATTGGAAAGTTTATACTCCATATGCTAATAACATAGGTACAGAATTAGCAGATGATAATTTAAATGCTTACTTAGGAGAACCAGATACTATTTGTACAGAAACCTATCTTGTTATAGGTGGAGATTTGGAACTGACCTGTGAATCTGCTACTAATTTAACTAAGTACTTGGAAACAAAATTTCTAAGATATTTATTAAGTTTAGCTAAAAGTAGTCATCATGCTACTTCTAATACTTATCGATTTGTACCATTACAGAATTTTGACGCTAAAAGTGATATTAACTGGAGTGCAACTGTAGAAGATATTAGTCACCAATTATATAAAAAATATAATCTTAATCAAGATGAAGTAAGTCATATCGAAAAGAGTATAAAGGGGATGGAATAA
- a CDS encoding ArsR/SmtB family transcription factor, which produces MNYELFSEKMKALSDPNRVKILDLLSCETLCACDLLEHFDFTQPTLSHHIKVLRDADLIVTEKIGTWHHYSVNRELSTEITEVLQSVFSSSERCICHTTINEKEDQYEKVSPL; this is translated from the coding sequence ATGAATTATGAATTATTTTCTGAAAAGATGAAAGCTTTATCCGATCCAAATCGAGTTAAGATACTTGATTTACTATCTTGTGAAACTTTATGTGCCTGTGATTTGCTTGAACACTTTGACTTTACTCAACCAACTCTCTCTCATCATATAAAAGTATTAAGAGATGCGGATTTAATTGTTACTGAAAAAATAGGAACTTGGCATCATTATTCGGTGAATCGAGAATTATCTACCGAGATAACAGAAGTCCTTCAAAGTGTTTTCTCAAGTTCGGAAAGATGTATTTGTCATACAACAATAAATGAAAAGGAAGATCAATATGAAAAAGTTAGCCCTTTATGA
- a CDS encoding ArsR/SmtB family transcription factor — protein MTEVCQTTIIHPEKVDVVKNKLENKNLSNLLVLGKCFSDPSRIKIFYALETFKEMCVCDLAEILDASIATTSHHLRYLKKQGVAKSRKDGKEVYYSLANKEILSTIRIVLDMPNSLSLTS, from the coding sequence ATGACTGAAGTCTGCCAAACGACGATCATACATCCTGAAAAAGTAGATGTAGTAAAAAATAAATTAGAAAATAAAAATTTATCGAATTTACTTGTGTTGGGGAAATGTTTTAGCGACCCTTCAAGGATTAAAATTTTCTATGCTTTAGAAACCTTCAAAGAAATGTGTGTCTGTGATTTAGCGGAGATCTTAGACGCTAGTATTGCCACGACGTCACACCATTTGCGCTATTTAAAAAAGCAAGGTGTGGCGAAATCACGTAAAGACGGAAAAGAAGTCTACTACTCGTTAGCGAATAAAGAAATCCTTTCGACTATTCGTATAGTTTTAGACATGCCAAACAGCTTATCTTTGACGTCTTAG
- a CDS encoding TIGR04540 family protein, producing MKVKKYYRTQREVAAVINEIVDEYWVDNLTDEELEENIIMIYKNNQRKIIKNDDFTTILKQQCGKNRLTVVANIITN from the coding sequence GTGAAAGTGAAGAAATATTACCGTACCCAACGGGAAGTTGCTGCTGTAATTAATGAAATAGTTGATGAATATTGGGTAGATAATCTAACAGATGAAGAGTTAGAAGAAAATATAATTATGATTTATAAAAATAACCAACGTAAAATAATAAAAAATGATGATTTTACTACAATACTTAAGCAACAATGCGGGAAAAATCGTTTAACCGTCGTAGCAAATATAATTACTAATTAA